The following are encoded in a window of Halosolutus halophilus genomic DNA:
- a CDS encoding toxin-antitoxin system HicB family antitoxin, with the protein MSSRTDDGETVIHVRCDPDLKTDVRVAAAEQDKSMSQYVRDTLRSSVDEDMSDV; encoded by the coding sequence ATGTCGAGTCGAACAGACGACGGAGAAACAGTGATTCACGTCAGATGTGATCCGGATTTGAAGACTGATGTCAGAGTCGCTGCTGCCGAGCAGGACAAGTCGATGAGTCAGTACGTCCGCGACACTCTCCGGTCGTCAGTAGACGAAGACATGTCAGACGTATAG
- a CDS encoding ribbon-helix-helix domain-containing protein: protein MAKQLSVRIGDDLEEAMELEKEKHEFPPNDSEIVRAALRQYLEGNSNSSVRATATMTAD, encoded by the coding sequence ATGGCAAAACAACTCAGCGTCCGGATCGGAGACGATCTCGAGGAAGCAATGGAACTGGAAAAGGAGAAACACGAGTTCCCACCCAACGACTCTGAGATTGTTCGGGCTGCACTTCGACAATATCTCGAGGGAAACTCGAACAGTTCGGTGAGAGCGACGGCGACAATGACGGCTGATTAA
- a CDS encoding Cdc6/Cdc18 family protein: MISRTDVFTDSWPPTELPNRNDELEHLSRRLGPTTHGYEGEDVLIYGSSGVGKTATTRHFLTRKLPAYSEAAWAEIHCGDKTRNMLLKEAAAKHPDDVTVHLNWKPRRLKAALERVVDGKPYILVLDEADSIADHEILADLADVEGVSVIVIVHDSTEWLGNLNNAVIGNFGIDSTIRFAPYSTDELVEILEPRIRKGLNYDAFSNDQLKRIGDETNGVARYGIKAVWAAAEIATKRGNDTVTDADIDDCFKRAKVKMREANLKSLSYSHRVIYELARRLGPTVDKSVLESAYNTHCEEIYADRHRDPVGWRQVRNYLEKLEKYDLIERKGMTRDRRYKVTDPGLKASIDLDFVFLTA, encoded by the coding sequence ATGATTTCGAGAACAGATGTCTTCACAGATTCGTGGCCGCCCACCGAGCTCCCGAATCGAAATGACGAACTCGAACATCTCTCGCGACGGCTCGGGCCGACTACACACGGATATGAAGGCGAGGACGTCCTAATCTATGGCTCTAGCGGCGTAGGGAAAACCGCTACAACTCGCCATTTTCTCACCCGGAAGTTACCGGCCTATTCCGAAGCCGCGTGGGCGGAAATACACTGTGGTGATAAGACTCGGAACATGCTCCTCAAAGAGGCCGCTGCGAAACACCCCGACGATGTCACCGTTCATCTGAACTGGAAACCACGTCGATTGAAAGCGGCGCTCGAACGCGTTGTCGACGGCAAGCCGTATATTCTCGTCCTCGATGAGGCAGATTCGATCGCAGACCACGAAATTCTCGCCGATTTAGCGGATGTTGAGGGCGTCTCCGTTATCGTTATCGTTCACGATAGCACCGAGTGGCTGGGCAATCTCAACAACGCCGTTATCGGCAACTTCGGTATCGATTCGACGATTCGATTCGCCCCCTACAGTACAGACGAACTCGTCGAGATTCTCGAACCACGGATCAGAAAGGGGCTGAATTATGACGCGTTCAGCAACGACCAACTCAAGCGGATCGGAGACGAGACCAACGGGGTTGCGCGCTACGGGATCAAAGCGGTGTGGGCAGCCGCGGAGATCGCGACGAAACGTGGCAACGACACGGTCACGGATGCCGACATTGACGACTGCTTCAAGCGCGCGAAGGTGAAAATGCGTGAAGCAAATCTGAAGAGTCTGTCATACAGTCACCGTGTGATCTACGAGTTAGCACGTCGACTGGGGCCGACGGTCGACAAATCGGTGTTGGAAAGCGCGTATAATACCCACTGTGAGGAGATCTACGCCGATCGCCACCGAGATCCCGTGGGCTGGCGTCAAGTGAGGAATTACTTGGAAAAACTCGAAAAATACGATCTGATCGAACGGAAGGGGATGACGAGAGACCGACGATACAAGGTGACCGATCCCGGCCTCAAGGCGAGTATTGATCTCGATTTCGTCTTTTTGACCGCGTAG
- a CDS encoding VOC family protein, with protein sequence MLETVSPEQASPLMEPRITVITLGVSDLETSLDFYHEGLGWPTEGIVGTEFEGGAVAFFPLNNGLQLALYPKQQIAEDANVEEVAPSSTEFTLGHNVASKEAVDAVLKTADEAGAEITDPPRDREWGGYSGHFLDPDDHLWEVVWNPQFEIEE encoded by the coding sequence ATGCTGGAAACCGTCAGTCCAGAACAGGCGAGCCCACTTATGGAACCACGAATTACCGTCATCACGTTGGGAGTCAGCGACCTCGAAACGTCACTCGACTTTTACCACGAAGGTTTGGGTTGGCCGACGGAGGGTATAGTCGGAACTGAATTTGAAGGTGGAGCTGTTGCTTTCTTCCCGTTGAATAACGGCTTGCAGCTTGCACTTTACCCGAAACAGCAAATCGCGGAAGACGCGAACGTTGAGGAGGTAGCACCCAGTTCTACAGAATTTACCCTCGGCCACAACGTTGCGTCGAAAGAAGCGGTCGATGCCGTACTGAAGACAGCGGACGAAGCAGGCGCAGAAATCACTGACCCACCACGTGACCGTGAATGGGGCGGATATTCAGGTCACTTCCTTGACCCAGACGACCATCTGTGGGAAGTAGTCTGGAATCCACAATTCGAGATCGAAGAATAG